The Pseudomonas asiatica sequence AGCAGCGTGTTGTTGAGGTCTTCGCCAATCTGGCTCATCAGACGCTGGCGCTGACCATCGAGCAGGCCCTGGGCCTGACCGCCGCCGAACAGGCCGGGGATCATCGAACTGAGGCTGTCGGCAGCCACGCCGGCGATGGCCAGGCTCACTTCGGCGCCGGCTTCGCGCGCCGGCAGGGCCTGGGCCAGATGCCCGATTATCAGCAGGCGATCATCGCTGGCCTGGATCTTCGGCAAGCCCTTGGCATTCCTGGCCAGTTCGTCCTTGCGTGTGGCCTTGAGCTCCGCAGCCACCACCTTGCGCCCCAGCGGCGACCGGAAGAAAGCCAGCGCCGGTGCCGGGTTGGCCAAGGTTGCGCGCAGCTGCGCCTGGGCGCGACGGTCCACCGCCTGGGCCTGGAAGCGCTGGTTGCTGTTGTTTACCAGCGCCTGGTACACGGCGGGTGGCAAACTGTTGCGGTAGCGTTCCTGGGCAGCGGTCAGGGCATCATTGAAATGGGCGCGCTGGTCGGGCCAGCCGGCGGCCTTGTACAGTTGATCCAGGTTGTCTGCCCAGACAGGCACGGTGCAGATCATCAGCAGAATCAGGGAAAACAGACGGCGCATTCAGGACTCCTGTCGGCAGGTGGCTATTGTCCGTGGCCGGGCGCCGGTTTGTCGAGATATCCGCGTGCTTCTCGGCCAAGTGGCGCTGTGCGCCGGCATGGCTAATGGATATGATGCGCGCCATGCACATCTCCCCTGAACACCCGATGCTTGCGGCCGTCGTCGACGATCTGGCCACCCATGGCTGGTCCCAGCAGGCGCTTTTTCTGCCTGCCGACCTGGTGCGTGCGCTCGCGGCCGAGTGCCGGCGCCGTGATGCCGAAGGCGAACTCAACCCTGCAGGGGTTGGGCGCGGTGCTGCCCAGGAGGTGCGCGAGGCCATTCGCGGCGACCAGATCCAGTGGATCGACCCCGGCCAGGCCGAGGCCTGCGACCAGTACCTGAGCGCCATGGACCAGCTGCGCCAGGCCATCAACCAGGGCCTGTTCCTTGGCCTGGAAGACTTCGAGTGCCATTTTGCCTTGTACCCGCCAGGGGCGTTCTATCGCCGGCACCTTGACCGCTTCCGCGATGATGACCGGCGCATGGTGTCGGCAGTCCTGTACCTGAATGAAGGCTGGCAGCCGCAGGACGGTGGCCAGTTGCGCATGTTCCTGGCGGATGGTGTCGAGCATGATGTCGAGCCGGTGGCGGGCTGCCTGGTAGTGTTCCTGTCGGGCGAGGTGCCCCATGAGGTGCTGCCGGCCGGGCGTGAGCGGCTGTCGTTGACCGGCTGGTTCCGACGCCGTGGCAATGACCCGTTCTGACCTGCCCAAGGTGCTGGTCAGCGCCTGCCTGCTGGGGCAGCCAGTGCGCTATGACGGCCGAGCCAGTGGTCACCCCGACCTGTTGCAGCGCTGGCAGGCCGAAGGGCGCGTGGTGCCGTTGTGCCCGGAAGTGGCGGGTGGCTTGCCGACTCCACGGCCGCCTGCAGAGATACCGGGCGGGCAGGGTGGGGAGGTGCTCGATGGTGACGCGCAGGTGCTTACGGTGACGGGCGAGAATGTCAGCGCCGAGTTCCTGGCCGGGGCGCAGCGGGCGCTGGACCTGGTGCGCCGGCATGGCATTCGCGTGGCCGTGCTGAAGGCTGGAAGCCCTTCGTGTGGCAACCGGTTGACCTATGACGGCACGTTCAGTGGTGTGAAGGTGGCCGGGGAAGGGGTGACCACGGCATTACTGCGGCGGGCGGGGGTGCTGGTGTTCAGCGAGCTGGAGCTGGAACTGGCGGAGCAGGCGTTGGCTGGGCTTTCGGCTTGAGCCTGTCCCGGCCCTTTCGCAGCACAAGGGTAAGCGATCCCTGTAGGAGCAGCCTTGTGCTGCGAAGAGGCCGTGATAGGCAATAAAGCGCTTACTGCCCGGACGCAGTCTCAGGCACACCCTTGAACCACTTCTGCTCAAGCTCGGCAGTCCGCCCGCTGTCCTTGAGCCGCTGCAGTGCATTGTTCACCGCGCTCTCGAACGCCGGGTTGTCCTTCTGGAACGGGATCACCAGCTGCTTCTCGCCAAACGGCAGGCTCATATCGAGCTGGCCGTCACCTTTGGGCGATTCGCTCGACGGGGTCAGTGCGATGTCGTACTTGCCACTCTCGACACCGGGCAGTACCTCTGCCGCAGGGGCTTCGATGAACTCGGCGCGCAGGTCCAGTTCCTTGGCCAGCGCCTGGCCGAAGTCGATCTCGAAGCCGCTCAGGTGGTCATTTTCCTTGAATGCGTACGGCGAGTTGTCGGCCTGTACGGCTATGCGCAGTTCGCCCCGGTCGGCAATTTCGTCTATCAGCTCGGCCTGAGCCAATGGCGTGATCAGTACCGCCAGCATTACTCCTATGGTCGAACGCATTAAAGCCCCTTTTCTCTTTGGCAGATGAATAACCTTCGCCACGGCTTTCTTCCTCGCCGTGGTCGAGCGCAGCCTATGACCTTGAAGCCTCGGCATTGTTTAACCCTGATTGAAATATTTCTGCCTGAGGATGTGAACATCTGGGCAAACATATCAACTAAGGTGAACCACCGCCGCCACTGGAATACTGGCGGCGGTCAATAAGTGAATCACAGGAGAAGTGAATGAACAGCCTATTTTCGCGTGCTGCCGTTGCTGGTCTGATGATGGGAGCGTCGATGTTCGCCAGTGCCGCAGATGCCCTGAAGAGCCAGGAGCCGCCCAAGGATGCCAAGGTCTTCATCGTTTCCCCTGCCGATGGCGCCACGGTCGACAAGACCTTCACCGTCAAGTTCGGCATCGAGGGCATGGCGCTCAAGCCTGCGGGTGACAACACCCCGCACTCCGGCCACCACCACCTGCTGGTGGATGTGGATAAAGAGCCGGTGGCCGACATGGCCCTGCCGGCCAGCCTGATGCCACAGGCCGGCACCGCGTTGCCGGATGGCCCGCAAGTATTGCACTTCGGCAAGGCGCAGACCGAAACCAGCATTACCCTGACCCCAGGCAAGCACACCCTGCAGCTGGTGCTGGGTGACCAGTATCACGTGCCGTTCAAGCCGAGCGTCGTGTCGCAGAAGATTACTGTCGACGTGAAATAGGGGTTGAGCTCTTCGCGGGCAAGCCCGCGAAGCAAGCGACACCAATGTCACAGGCAAAAAAAGGGAGGCCACCAGGGCCTCCCTTTTTTCATGCCGCCAGCGAACTTAGAACAGCACGCGGGAACGGATGGTGCCCTTGACCTGTTGCAGCTTCTCTTGCGCCAGGTCGGAGTACTCGGCGTCAACGTCGATCACCACGTAACCGACTTTCTCGTTGGTCTGCAGGAACTGACCAGAGATGTTGATGCCGTTCTCGGCGAAGACCTTGTTGATTTCGCTGAGCACGCCCGGGATGTTTTCGTGGATGTGCAGCAGGCGGTGCTTGCCTGGGTGCGCCGGCAGGGCCACTTCCGGGAAGTTGACCGAGGATACCGAGGTACCGTTGTCGCTGTACTTGACCAGCTTCTCGGCCACTTCCAGGCCGATGTTGGCCTGGGCTTCGGCAGTGGAACCACCGATGTGCGGGGTCAGGATCACGTTGTCCAGGCCACGCAGCGGGCTTTCGAACTGCTCGTCGTTGGAGCGCGGCTCCACCGGGAACACGTCGATGGCGGCGCCGATCAGGTGCTGGTCCTTGATGGCGGCGGCCAGGTGGTCCAGCTCGACCACCGTGCCGCGTGCGGCGTTGATCAGGATCGCGCCCTTCTTCATCGCGCGGATTTCCTTCTCGCCGATCATCCACTGGGTGGACGGCAGCTCAGGCACGTGCAGCGAAACGATGTCGGCCAGGCCCAGCAGCTCGTGCAGGCTGGTGACCTGCACGGCGTTGCCCAGTGGCAGCTTGGTCAGCGGGTCGTAGAAATACACCTGCATGCCCATGTTCTCGGCCAGGACCGACAGCTGGGTGCCGATCGAGCCGTAACCGACGATACCCAGCTTCTTGCCGCGGATTTCGAAGGAATTGGCCGCGCTCTTGATCCAGCCGCCACGGTGGCAGGAAGCGTTCTTCTCGGGGATGCCGCGCAGCAGCAGGATGGCTTCGGCCAGTACCAGTTCGGCTACCGAACGGGTGTTGGAGTATGGCGCGTTGAACACGGCGATACCGCGCTCGCGGGCAGCTTCCAGGTCGACCTGGTTGGTGCCGATGCAGAAGCAGCCAACGGCGACCAGTTTCTTGGCGCAGTCGAAGATCTCTTCGGTCAGCTGGGTGCGCGAACGGATGCCGATGAAGTGGGCATCTGCGATCTTTTCCTTCAGCTCGGCTTCCGGCAGCGAACCAGTGAGGTATTCGATGTTGGTGTAGCCGGCGGCCTTGAGGGTATCGACCGCGTTCTGGTGCACACCTTCAAGAAGAAGGAACCGGATCTTGCTCTTGTCGAGAGAAGTCTTGCTCATCTGCGTAAACCTGTATCCCGGAGAAAAAATGGCGAGGGTGATGCTAGGCGCAAAGGCGGCCTTAGCATGAACAGCGGGAGGGCTATGCTAGCATACGCGACACAATCTGAGCTTATCCCGACAGGTGAAGAGTGCTCAGGGTGACTATGAATAAGTCGAGAGTTCCAGCGATGACCCACCCCGCTGTAATTGATGAACTGATGACCCTTGTCGACCCTGGCAAGGTCCTGACCGACGCAGCTTCCCTGGAAGCCTATGGCAAGGACTGGACCAAGCATTACCCACCGGCACCCAGCGCCATCGTCTTTCCCAAGACGGTGGAGCAGGTGCAGGCGATCGTGCGCTGGGCCAATACGCACAAGGTGGCGCTGGTGCCGTCTGGCGGGCGTACCGGGCTTTCCGCAGGCGCCGTGGCGGCCAATGGCGAAGTGGTGGTCGCCTTCGACTACATGAACCAGATTCTCGGCTTCAATGCCTTCGACCGCACCGTGGTCTGCCAGCCAGGGGTGATTACCCGCCAGCTGCAGGCCTACGCCGAAGAACAGGGCCTGTATTACCCCGTGGACTTCGCCTCCAGCGGTTCCAGCCAGATTGGCGGCAATATCGGCACCAATGCCGGCGGAATCAAGGTGATTCGCTACGGCATGACCCGCAACTGGGTGGCCGGGTTGAAAGTGGTGACCGGCAAGGGTGAGCTGCTGGAGCTGAACAAGGACCTGATCAAGAACGCCACCGGCTACGACCTGCGGCAGCTGTTCATCGGTGCCGAAGGTACCCTGGGCTTTGTGGTCGAGGCCACCATGCGTCTGGACCGTGCGCCGCGCAACCTCACCGCGATGGTGCTGGGGACCCCGGATTTCGACTCGATCATGCCGGTGCTGCATGCCTTCCAGGGCAAGCTGGACCTGACCGCCTTCGAGTTCTTTTCCGACAAGGGCCTGGCCAAGATCCTGGCGCGTGGCGATGTGCCGGCACCGTTCGAGACCGACTGCCCGTTCTATGCGCTGCTGGAATTCGAGGCCAGC is a genomic window containing:
- a CDS encoding DUF2059 domain-containing protein yields the protein MRRLFSLILLMICTVPVWADNLDQLYKAAGWPDQRAHFNDALTAAQERYRNSLPPAVYQALVNNSNQRFQAQAVDRRAQAQLRATLANPAPALAFFRSPLGRKVVAAELKATRKDELARNAKGLPKIQASDDRLLIIGHLAQALPAREAGAEVSLAIAGVAADSLSSMIPGLFGGGQAQGLLDGQRQRLMSQIGEDLNNTLLYVYRDLSDAELEEFATFAESPDGKAYYQAALAAVRAGLAVGQSTNDLK
- a CDS encoding 2OG-Fe(II) oxygenase; this encodes MRAMHISPEHPMLAAVVDDLATHGWSQQALFLPADLVRALAAECRRRDAEGELNPAGVGRGAAQEVREAIRGDQIQWIDPGQAEACDQYLSAMDQLRQAINQGLFLGLEDFECHFALYPPGAFYRRHLDRFRDDDRRMVSAVLYLNEGWQPQDGGQLRMFLADGVEHDVEPVAGCLVVFLSGEVPHEVLPAGRERLSLTGWFRRRGNDPF
- a CDS encoding 2-thiouracil desulfurase family protein, which gives rise to MTRSDLPKVLVSACLLGQPVRYDGRASGHPDLLQRWQAEGRVVPLCPEVAGGLPTPRPPAEIPGGQGGEVLDGDAQVLTVTGENVSAEFLAGAQRALDLVRRHGIRVAVLKAGSPSCGNRLTYDGTFSGVKVAGEGVTTALLRRAGVLVFSELELELAEQALAGLSA
- a CDS encoding substrate-binding periplasmic protein produces the protein MRSTIGVMLAVLITPLAQAELIDEIADRGELRIAVQADNSPYAFKENDHLSGFEIDFGQALAKELDLRAEFIEAPAAEVLPGVESGKYDIALTPSSESPKGDGQLDMSLPFGEKQLVIPFQKDNPAFESAVNNALQRLKDSGRTAELEQKWFKGVPETASGQ
- a CDS encoding DUF4399 domain-containing protein, with translation MNSLFSRAAVAGLMMGASMFASAADALKSQEPPKDAKVFIVSPADGATVDKTFTVKFGIEGMALKPAGDNTPHSGHHHLLVDVDKEPVADMALPASLMPQAGTALPDGPQVLHFGKAQTETSITLTPGKHTLQLVLGDQYHVPFKPSVVSQKITVDVK
- the serA gene encoding phosphoglycerate dehydrogenase, which encodes MSKTSLDKSKIRFLLLEGVHQNAVDTLKAAGYTNIEYLTGSLPEAELKEKIADAHFIGIRSRTQLTEEIFDCAKKLVAVGCFCIGTNQVDLEAARERGIAVFNAPYSNTRSVAELVLAEAILLLRGIPEKNASCHRGGWIKSAANSFEIRGKKLGIVGYGSIGTQLSVLAENMGMQVYFYDPLTKLPLGNAVQVTSLHELLGLADIVSLHVPELPSTQWMIGEKEIRAMKKGAILINAARGTVVELDHLAAAIKDQHLIGAAIDVFPVEPRSNDEQFESPLRGLDNVILTPHIGGSTAEAQANIGLEVAEKLVKYSDNGTSVSSVNFPEVALPAHPGKHRLLHIHENIPGVLSEINKVFAENGINISGQFLQTNEKVGYVVIDVDAEYSDLAQEKLQQVKGTIRSRVLF
- a CDS encoding FAD-binding oxidoreductase, with translation MTHPAVIDELMTLVDPGKVLTDAASLEAYGKDWTKHYPPAPSAIVFPKTVEQVQAIVRWANTHKVALVPSGGRTGLSAGAVAANGEVVVAFDYMNQILGFNAFDRTVVCQPGVITRQLQAYAEEQGLYYPVDFASSGSSQIGGNIGTNAGGIKVIRYGMTRNWVAGLKVVTGKGELLELNKDLIKNATGYDLRQLFIGAEGTLGFVVEATMRLDRAPRNLTAMVLGTPDFDSIMPVLHAFQGKLDLTAFEFFSDKGLAKILARGDVPAPFETDCPFYALLEFEASTEEVANEALATFEHCVEQGWVLDGVMSQSETQLKNLWKLREYLSETISHWTPYKNDISVTVSKVPAFLRDIDAIVAEHYPDYEVVWYGHIGDGNLHLNILKPEHMSKDDFFASCTKVNKWVFEIVERYNGSISAEHGVGMTKRDYLGYSRSPEEIACMKAIKAVFDPNGIMNPGKIFAPE